In the genome of Gammaproteobacteria bacterium, the window GTCGTTGCCGACTTCACCGATAACGGCACGACAGTCAATGTGCACCCGGCGCATCTCGCCGGACCGCAGGCGCAGGGTCGCGTAGGCGCCTTCGCGTGCAGCCAGCTGCGCCGAGGTACCGGCGCTGCGCGCAATCTGCGCGCCCTTGCCCGGCTTCAACTCGATGCAATGAACCACCGAACCCAGCGGAACGGTGCGCAGCGTCATGCAGTTGCCGGGCTTGATCGGCGCTTCGCTGCCCGACTGCACCTGGTCGCCTTTTTTCACGCCCTTCGGCGCAATGATGTAGCGACGCTCACCGTCGGCATAAAGCAGCAATGCCAGGTGCGCACTGCGGTTCGGGTCGTACTCGAGGCGCTCGACCCTGGCCGGTATGCCGTCCTTGTTGCGACGGAAATCAACCTTCCGGTAACGCTTTTTGTGGCCACCACCACGATGCCGCGAAG includes:
- the rplB gene encoding 50S ribosomal protein L2; translated protein: MALQKAKPTSAGRRFTVRVVTPELHKGKPYEPLLEHKTRTGGRNTDGRITSRHRGGGHKKRYRKVDFRRNKDGIPARVERLEYDPNRSAHLALLLYADGERRYIIAPKGVKKGDQVQSGSEAPIKPGNCMTLRTVPLGSVVHCIELKPGKGAQIARSAGTSAQLAAREGAYATLRLRSGEMRRVHIDCRAVIGEVGNDEHNLRKLGKAGAKRWRGVRPTVRGVAMNPVDHPHGGGEGRTSGGRHPVTPWGVPTKGYKTRKNKRTSNMIARQRKRKK